CCGCAGGGTCTCCCGCTCAATTCCGCGATGAATCCCCGCCAGGGCTGCACGCCCCTGCTCTGTAGCCAGACACTCTACCAATGCATTGAATGATTTCAATTTAACCTTCTCTTTTCTGATACCGGTTAAGGTAAGCTTTAGCCGGGCCAAATAACCTGGCCGCTTACCTCCGGGGTAAGATCCATCTGATGCCCATTTCACTCAGTCAATCTAACTCAATTTAAATCAACATCAGTCAAACAGCGGCGATACCCGGTGCAGCCCCCAAAATATAAGCAAGCGGCGCTGGCAGCAAGCCTTTATGCGCCGGGGTTGATGAAAAAGGCTTTATCCTCAGGCCATCTGTTCCCAACAAGCATAAAAAAACGGGCAGCACCAGTGTATTTTCACTGATGCTGCCCGGCCATGATAATGATTGTCAGACCCGCTGCAATCTTTTATCTAATACTGGGTCAGTCAATCGATTTTACCGGATAACCCAAGGCTTTAAGGCCCGGTTCAATTTTGGCCTGATCGCCGACCACCAGCATAATCATCTGACCAATATCTAATTCAGATGCCGCCAACTTATTCAGCTCAGCCCGGCTAATATGGGCAATAATGTCGGCTTGCTTATCCGTAAAGTGATGATCTAATCCATACTTCTGAATCGTGCGAATAAAGCCGGCTTTCTGGTATGGGGTTTCATAATCCAGCGCCTTACTTTGGGAAATAGACTTACGCATAAACTCCAGCTCTGCATCAGTCATCCCTTTGGCACGGAAGGCTTTTATCTCCTTGATAAACTCGATTAGCGCCTTATCTGTCACATTACTGCGCACATTGGCATAAGCCATAAAGGTGCCGGTATCACGACCACCATTAAAGCCGGTGCTGGCACCATAGGTGTAACCCTTATCTTCCCGCAGGTTAAGGTTAATGCGACTGTTAAACGCGCCGCCCAGCGGATAGTTCATCAGCTCAGATTTAAAGTAATTACCTGTGGCATCAAACGGCAGGGCCCGCTTACCAATCATAATCACGGATTGTGCTGCCCCAGGCTTGTTGACCAGATAAATGGTCCCGCCAGCCAGCTTAGGTAATGGCTTCATAGCCGGAATGGGCGTGGCAGCACCCTGCCAGGTATCCAGCCCTTTCAGATCGGACAGCATTTTGCTTTCAGGCAGATTTGATACTGCCACGATTTGGGCATTACCGGCGCGGTACTGCTGCTTATAAAACGCTTTAACATCATCCAAGGTCAGCGCGGAAACCGTTGCCAAGGTGCCATCACTGCTGATCCCCCGAGCATTATCAGCCCCATACATCAACTTGATAAAGGCGGTACGGGCCAAATAATCAGGCTCAGCCATCTGATGCTGTAACCCTTGTAACTGCTGCTGTTTCAACCGTTGAAAATCGGCGGCATTAAAGGCTGGCGAGAACAATTTCTCTGTCACGATTTTCATGGTCTGAGGCAGGTTTTGGGTCAGGGCCGATACCTTGATGTAACTCTGATTACCGCTGGCGCCAAACTGCACACTTGAGCCGAGCATTTCCAGCTGCTGAGCTAACGCTTCACCGCTGTGCTGAGTTGTAGACTCATTCATCATGGCCGCTGTCAATACCGCCAGACCAGACTTAGCCACTGGCTCTAACTCATGGCCGCCATTGAGGTAAATCAACAGCTCAACCGTTGGTGTCTCGTTGCTCTGCGTGCCCATCACCTCAATGCCGTTACTCAATTTGGCAGTCCATAACTGGGGCACAGTCATGACCGGGGCAGCACCGGCTTTAGGCATTTTGCTGCGGTCAAAATTATCAACAACCGGTTTGGCACCATCACGGGGATCTTTCACCGGCAGCGCGGCGATATCTGCTGGCGCTGGCATCTTCGCAGTGTAATTATCCCCGTGGGCAATCAGCTGTTTTTGCCCTTCGGGCACCACACTCATCACCACATGGGGTTTCCCCTTGATGTATTTATCAAATACCCGCATCACATCGGCTTTAGTCACGTTGGAGTAACGCTTAAGATCCGCTGCGGTCAAATCTGGCTGCCCAAAGAAGGTTTGGTTATGGGCCAAGGTTGACACCTTGCCGCTGACGCTTTGCAAACCAAAGATGGTATCGGCCTTAAACTGGATTTTGGCTTTTTCCAGATCGGCATCGGTTACGCCACGCTTTTCAAATTCAGCAATGGATTGATTGATGCGTTTTTCCAGATCGGCCAACGTTTCTTTTTTCGCCGGATTAGCCAACGCATACATAAACATCTGGCAGGACAGCTCGCTACAAGGGTGGCTGACACCAGCCTGTACCGCGTAACCATTTTTTACCAGATTTTTGTAAAACAGTGAGGTTTTACCGCCACCTAAAATAGTGGCTAACAGATCCAGCGCCGGCTCATCCTGATGGCGGGCATATACCGTTGGGTAACCAATGCGGATCAGCGGCAGATGAACCCGATCTTCCATCGAGATATAACGGGTTTTATCTAGTGTCACCGGCGTTTTAGGCAATGGTTTTACTTCAGGTCCGCGGGGGATATCACCGAAGTATTTATTTACCCACGCCAGCGCTTGAGCTTCATTGAAATTACCGCCAATGGTGAGCGTGGCATTGTTAGGGCTGTACCAACGTTTGAAAAATGCCCGTACATCGTTGAGGTTGGCGCGGTCTAAATCTTTAGGCCAACCAATCACAGGCCAAGAGTACGGATGCCCTTCGGGATAGAAAGCTTTGGAGAACTGTTCATCCATGCGGCCATAGGGCTGATTATCAATGCGCTGCGCCCGCTCGTTTTTCACGGTTTCCCGCTGGATTTCAAATTTCTTCTCAGTCAGTGCCGGCAGGAAGAAGCCCATGCGGTCTGCTTCCAACCACAAGACTTTCTGTAACTGATTGCTTGGCACAGTTTCATAATAATTGGTGCGATCGCTATTGGTGGTGCCGTTGAGGGTACCGCCGGCTTCGGTGATCACTTTAAAATGCTGCTCATCGGCCACATGCTGTGAACCTTGGAACATCATATGTTCAAACAGGTGGGCAAAACCGCTTTTCCCCGGTAACTCCCGGGCGGAGCCCACATGATAGGTCACATCCACATGCACTAGAGGATCAGACTTATCCTCATGCAGGATCACGGTCAGGCCGTTGGCCAACTGATACTTTTTGAAGGGAATACCGATGGCTGACTGGCCAGCTTGTTCGGCGGCGATAAACTTAACGCCCTGAGGCAGTTGACTACTGGTTGGCGTTTGGGTGGCACAACCTGCCAGCGCCGCCGAAATGGCAGCGGCCAGGATCCATTTTTTCACAGAAAGCTCCTTTGCTTTAGGAAGTAAGCAATATTATCACTTTGATATCAGACACAAAGCCACAAAAGATGGTTCCCTAGCGGATGTGATTTCCCAAAATCCATCCTGACTACTGCACAGCAGACTGCTCATCTGTTGATGCAATCCCAGCGGGAAATATGTTACCGAACGCCAACTTTTGCTCAGATATTAAGCAGCAAAAACAACTAACAACAGTGTTTTTTTGTTAACATTTGTACCTACTCAGAGTAGGGATACTAAGTCTCAGTAAGCCTAATAGCCCCAATGCAGTACTGCGGCAATAATCAGCACATAACGCAGAGTTTTACCCAGTAGTATCATCGCAGTGCTGGGCCATAATGGTAGCTTGAGCCAACCAGCAAGCAGGCACAGTAAGTCACCAATAATCGGTGCCCAGGCCAACAACAAACTCCAAATACCATAACGCTGCACCAAGGCTAACGCATGGCGATAACGCCCATGGCTCATGGCTTCTGGGGTTTTAGCAAACCGTCCCAGACGACCAAGATAAAAGCTGGTCAACGAGCCTAAGGTATTACCTAGTGCAGCGGCAGCCAGCAACGCAGGCCAGTGGAGTGGTGCCTCTTCCACCAGCACGGCCAACAAGATTTCCGAACCGCCAGGTAGCAAGGTGGCAGCCAAAAATGCCCCACTGAACATCAGCCATAAAGTGATTATCACGTGTTATTACTCCCGGATGTTATCGAAATAAATCCGCTTACATAATTAAAACAAACTTGCATATCACAATAAGTTATAAACAAAACGATTTGTGCAACATCTGTCTATCTCTATACAATGCGACCAAGCTAAATTTTGATTATTCCTTGAACAAATCATAGGGTTGCAAAATCAGCACAGCGTTCACCGTTCCTGCAAATACCGGGCGGAGAGATGGACAATATCAGTCGGACAACAGCGGACACATTATGATTCTATCCCGTTTATCAGCAATACCCTTTTGGCAGAAAGTGCTTATTGGCTTTGCACTTGGTGCCCTCACAGGTGTGATCCTCGGCCCACAAGCAGCCAGTTTAAAACCCCTGGGCGATCTGTTTATCAGCGCCATTAAAATGCTGGTTGCGCCATTGGTACTGTGTGCCATTGTGGTCAGCATTACTTCTCTCGGACAGCAGGCCAACCTTAAGCGGCTTAGCTTAAAGACTCTTGGTATGTTTATGTTTACCGGTACTATTGCTTCTCTTCTCGGTCTGACCATCGGCTCGATGATCGATATGGGCGGCAGTTTGGATTTGGCCAGTACCGCAGTGCGAGAGCGTAATATTCCCGGTTTTACTCAGGTATTACTGGATATGATCCCGGTGAATCCCTTCGCCTCGTTAGCAGAAGGTAAAGTGCTGCAGATCATTGTCTTTGCTGCGCTTGTCGGTATTGCCATCAACACAGTTGGTGAAAAAGCGGCGCCGCTTAAAAAATTGTTTGAAGCGGGCGCTGAAGTGATGTTTCAGTTAACCCGCATGGTATTGACCTTAACCCCGATCGGCGTATTTGGCTTGATAGCTTGGGTGGTCGGTAAATATGGACTGGATACCTTGTTACCGCTAGCCAAATTTATTGGCGCGATTTATCTGGCCGCCTTTATCCATATTCTGTTTGTTTATGGTGGGTTGGTGCGCTATGTGGCCCGACTCAGTCCTTGGCAGTTTTTCCGTAAGGCCATGCCAGCACAGCTGATCGCCTTTAGTACCGCATCAAGCTTTGGCACCCTGCCTGCCACCACCCGCTGCACCGAAGCCATGGGCGTATCCAAACGTTATAGCGCTTTTGTCTTACCTTTGGGCGCAACCATGAATATGGATGGTTGTGGTGGAATTTACCCGGCAATTGCAGCCATCTTTATCGCCCAAATCTATGGTGTCACACTGGATATGACCGATTACATGCTGATAGCGGTGACAGCAACTGTCGCCTCTATCGGTACCGCTGGGGTACCCGGCAGCGCCATGGTAATGCTGACAGTGACTTTAGGCGTGGTGGGGCTCCCGCTGGAAGGCATTGCTTTTATTGCTGCCATTGACCGGGTGATCGATATGGTCAGAACAGCCACCAATGTTACCGGGGATATGATGACGGCGGTCGTTGTCGGTAAGTCAGAGCAGCAGTTAGATGAAAACCGCTTCTACGACAATAGCATCACAGGCGCAGGCCCCGTCAGCCAAAATGCCTGATAAGGTTAAGGGGTCGCTTCTTTACCTCAACCATGTTTAACCTTCCTCGTTGACGAGCAAACCTTATGTCACGGCGCAGCCAATACTGTGCCGTGACACTGTATCAGCCCATTCGACTACACATGCCAGGTTCAAGCTGATTATCTACCTGCAACTAATGCATAAACACAGGGTTAGCTCTACTTAGGGTACCTTGATAACAGATTCATTTTTCTGATAAAAGTGCCATTAGCTGATTTCACGGTAAGCCAATTACTTCTACACTAAAAAGGTTGGTCATATTTCGATAATTCGGCCAACATCCTATCCGCTGATGTTGCTGTCACTTCCGAGCCACCCATTTGCTAGATGGAAAGAGACTCTCGGACTCAGCCGCCTAGGTCGGAGATATAAAGCGTCATAACTCACAAAACATAACAAGGAGGTGAAGCATGGCTGGACTGTTTTTGCTGCCGATTATTTCCTCACTGGCCTGGCTGCTATTCCTGCACTACAACAACATTCCCCTAAAGCAGGGACGTAAAGGGTTTATGTATATTCTGGCGATCAGTGTCCTGCTTATTCTGACCCTGACAGCTCTGTTATGGCTAACCGCCTACCAGCACCAAGCTTATTGATTTTCAGATAAGCATCGACACAGAATACGACCATGCCGCTCACCCAAATGGTTAGCGGCATGGTTTTGTGTATGAACGATTCTATTTTCCTTTCTACTTGAGCCGTCCTGTTTTAGCCCCGGATTTCAGCCCCGGACTTTCGCCTAAAACGTTAACCTAAGACGGCCAATAAAATACCAGCGGCCACGGCACTCCCCAGGACACCAGCCACATTCGGCCCCATGGCATGCATTAACAAGAAGTTCTGGCCATTGGCCTCTAATCCCACCTTATTGACGACCCGCGCAGCCATGGGGACAGCAGAAACCCCCGCAGCGCCTATCAACGGATTAACCTTGCCACCGGAGAGACGACACATCAGCTTTGCCATTAACACGCCAGATGCAGTCCCGATTGCGAAGGCCACAGCGCCAAGCAGTAAAATCCCTAAGGTTTCCAACTGCAAAAATTGCTCAGCAGATAATTTTGACCCCACCGCCAAACCGAGAAAAATGGTCACGATATTGATTAGCTCATTCTGGGCAGTCTGTGACAAACGGTCAACCACGCCAGCCTCTCGCATTAAGTTACCCAAGCAAAACATACCCACCAAAGGGGAGGCGGCTGGCAAAAACAGCACTGTTAACCCCAGTACCATTAAGGGGAAAATAATTTTCTCTTGTTTACTGACATCCCGCAGTTGCTCCATTTTAATTGCACGCTCAGATGCCGTGGTCAGCGCCCGCATAATTGGCGGCTGAATAATAGGAACCAGTGCCATATAGGAGTAAGCTGCTACCGCAATCGCGCCTAAGAGTTCCGGCGCCAGTTTGGATGCGAGGAAAATTGCCGTTGGACCATCAGCCCCGCCGATAATGGCAATTGCAGCAGCATCCTGCAGGGAAAACTCAAACCCAGGCACCAGATTCAGTCCTATCGCCCCAAGCAAGGTAGCAAAAATACCGAACTGCGCGGCGGCACCTAACAGTAGGGTGCGAGGATTAGCAATCAAGGCACCAAAATCTGTCATGGCCCCCACTCCCATAAAAATCAGTAGCGGGAAAATTCCAGTCTCAATACCAACCGCATAGAGGTAATACAGTAATCCTCCCGGTTCAGTAAATCCGCCATTGGGAATATTCGCTAAGATAGCGCCAAAGCCGATAGGTAGGAGTAGCAAGGGTTCAAACTTTTTTGCGATAGCCAGATAAAGCAGCCCGATCCCCACGGACATCATGATTGCCTGCGGCAGGGTAAAATGAGCAATCCCCGTTTCCTGCCAAAACGCCATTAAACCTTCCATGCTTCGCCCCTAGCCCAATGCCAACAGGCGAGCGCCGACGCTGACGGAGTCACCTTCCTTAACAAATAACCCGGCAATGACACCATCAACAATGGCGCGGATTTCGGTTTCCATTTTCATTGCTTCCAGAATAATCACCACATCGCCGGCTTTAACGCTGTCACCCTGACTCACTGCCACTTTAAAAATATTGCCAGACAGTGGTGCTGTCATTTCCGTGGCAGACGCTAAGGACGACATCACAGGTTCATTCGGCTGAGGCGCCACAGCCGGTTGCACCTGAGTGATATCACCACCAGCGGAAACCTGCACAACAAAGGTTTCGCCCTGTACGTTAACGGTATAGGTTTCTGCTGCAGAAGTGCTATTTGACTTAGCTTGGGGCTGAGGCGGTGACTGAACCTGCGTTTGAGGCGATGCAGCCGTCACACTGCCCGGAGCCGGTTCAAATGCGTCGGCGTTGCCTCGATTACACAAGAACTGCCAACCGATTTGCGGAAACAGCGCATAGGTCAACACATCGTCATCTAACTGCGCGGCTGAGGCTAATGCCAAATTGGCGGTCGCCGCTTTCTCTACCAATTCGGATTTTAAGCGGTCAAATTCAGGCGCGAGTCGATCTGCTGGGCGGCATGTGAGCGCTGGCTCACCCTGTAAGACTCGGGCTTGTAAGGCTTTATCCACCGGCGCGGGTGTTGCACCATATTCCCCCCGCAGCACCCCTTCAGTCTCTTTTGTCATGGATTTGTAGCGCTCCCCCGTCAGCACATTCAGTACCGCCTGAGTACCGACAATCTGCGAGGTAGGCGTCACTAATGGTAAATAACCCAAATCCTCCCTTACCCGCGGGATCTCTTCCAACACTAAATCAAGCTTATCAGCAGCGCCCTGCTCCTTTAGCTGATTTTCCATGTTCGTCAGCATCCCGCCGGGCACCTGAGCACGCAAAATACGAGAGTCAATGCCCTTGAGCGAGCCTTCAAACTGCGCATATTTCTTGCGCACTTCCCGGAAATAGGCCGCGATCTCTTCTAGCAACACCATGTCATAGCCAGTATCACGTTCCGTGCCCTCAACCATGGCAACCAGTGTTTCTGTCGCACTGTGCCCATAGGTCTGACTCATTGATGAAATGGCGGTATCCAATACATCAATACCGGCTTCAATGGCTTTTTGGTAAGTTGCAGTACTTAACCCAGTGGTAGCATGGCACTGCATCGCAATCACTAAATCAGTCTGCTGCTTCAATGTGGAAATTAACTCAAAGGCCTCCATTGGCTTGAGTAGCCCGGCCATATCTTTAATACATAATGACTGGCAGCCATAATCTTCCAGCTGTTTTGCCATCGATATCCAAGTATCCAGTGTATGAACTGGACTGGTGGTATAGCTAATGGTGCCTTGAGCATGGCCATCTACCCGTTTTACCGCATCAATTGCGGTTCGCAGATTGCGCACATCATTCATAGCATCAAAGATACGAAAAACATCCACACCATTGTCTTTTGCCCGGGTGACAAAACGATTCACCACATCGTCGGCATAATGCCGATAACCCAGTAAATTCTGCCCCCGTAATAACATCTGCTGTGGCGTATTGGGCATGGCC
This region of Shewanella sp. NFH-SH190041 genomic DNA includes:
- a CDS encoding sodium ion-translocating decarboxylase subunit beta, whose protein sequence is MEGLMAFWQETGIAHFTLPQAIMMSVGIGLLYLAIAKKFEPLLLLPIGFGAILANIPNGGFTEPGGLLYYLYAVGIETGIFPLLIFMGVGAMTDFGALIANPRTLLLGAAAQFGIFATLLGAIGLNLVPGFEFSLQDAAAIAIIGGADGPTAIFLASKLAPELLGAIAVAAYSYMALVPIIQPPIMRALTTASERAIKMEQLRDVSKQEKIIFPLMVLGLTVLFLPAASPLVGMFCLGNLMREAGVVDRLSQTAQNELINIVTIFLGLAVGSKLSAEQFLQLETLGILLLGAVAFAIGTASGVLMAKLMCRLSGGKVNPLIGAAGVSAVPMAARVVNKVGLEANGQNFLLMHAMGPNVAGVLGSAVAAGILLAVLG
- the oadA gene encoding sodium-extruding oxaloacetate decarboxylase subunit alpha; the protein is MSRALALTDVVLRDAHQSILATRLRIEDMLPIAQQLDRVGFWSLESWGGATFDACIRYLGEDPWERIRLLKQAMPNTPQQMLLRGQNLLGYRHYADDVVNRFVTRAKDNGVDVFRIFDAMNDVRNLRTAIDAVKRVDGHAQGTISYTTSPVHTLDTWISMAKQLEDYGCQSLCIKDMAGLLKPMEAFELISTLKQQTDLVIAMQCHATTGLSTATYQKAIEAGIDVLDTAISSMSQTYGHSATETLVAMVEGTERDTGYDMVLLEEIAAYFREVRKKYAQFEGSLKGIDSRILRAQVPGGMLTNMENQLKEQGAADKLDLVLEEIPRVREDLGYLPLVTPTSQIVGTQAVLNVLTGERYKSMTKETEGVLRGEYGATPAPVDKALQARVLQGEPALTCRPADRLAPEFDRLKSELVEKAATANLALASAAQLDDDVLTYALFPQIGWQFLCNRGNADAFEPAPGSVTAASPQTQVQSPPQPQAKSNSTSAAETYTVNVQGETFVVQVSAGGDITQVQPAVAPQPNEPVMSSLASATEMTAPLSGNIFKVAVSQGDSVKAGDVVIILEAMKMETEIRAIVDGVIAGLFVKEGDSVSVGARLLALG
- a CDS encoding YqaA family protein; translated protein: MITLWLMFSGAFLAATLLPGGSEILLAVLVEEAPLHWPALLAAAALGNTLGSLTSFYLGRLGRFAKTPEAMSHGRYRHALALVQRYGIWSLLLAWAPIIGDLLCLLAGWLKLPLWPSTAMILLGKTLRYVLIIAAVLHWGY
- a CDS encoding dicarboxylate/amino acid:cation symporter — encoded protein: MILSRLSAIPFWQKVLIGFALGALTGVILGPQAASLKPLGDLFISAIKMLVAPLVLCAIVVSITSLGQQANLKRLSLKTLGMFMFTGTIASLLGLTIGSMIDMGGSLDLASTAVRERNIPGFTQVLLDMIPVNPFASLAEGKVLQIIVFAALVGIAINTVGEKAAPLKKLFEAGAEVMFQLTRMVLTLTPIGVFGLIAWVVGKYGLDTLLPLAKFIGAIYLAAFIHILFVYGGLVRYVARLSPWQFFRKAMPAQLIAFSTASSFGTLPATTRCTEAMGVSKRYSAFVLPLGATMNMDGCGGIYPAIAAIFIAQIYGVTLDMTDYMLIAVTATVASIGTAGVPGSAMVMLTVTLGVVGLPLEGIAFIAAIDRVIDMVRTATNVTGDMMTAVVVGKSEQQLDENRFYDNSITGAGPVSQNA
- a CDS encoding M16 family metallopeptidase, translated to MKKWILAAAISAALAGCATQTPTSSQLPQGVKFIAAEQAGQSAIGIPFKKYQLANGLTVILHEDKSDPLVHVDVTYHVGSARELPGKSGFAHLFEHMMFQGSQHVADEQHFKVITEAGGTLNGTTNSDRTNYYETVPSNQLQKVLWLEADRMGFFLPALTEKKFEIQRETVKNERAQRIDNQPYGRMDEQFSKAFYPEGHPYSWPVIGWPKDLDRANLNDVRAFFKRWYSPNNATLTIGGNFNEAQALAWVNKYFGDIPRGPEVKPLPKTPVTLDKTRYISMEDRVHLPLIRIGYPTVYARHQDEPALDLLATILGGGKTSLFYKNLVKNGYAVQAGVSHPCSELSCQMFMYALANPAKKETLADLEKRINQSIAEFEKRGVTDADLEKAKIQFKADTIFGLQSVSGKVSTLAHNQTFFGQPDLTAADLKRYSNVTKADVMRVFDKYIKGKPHVVMSVVPEGQKQLIAHGDNYTAKMPAPADIAALPVKDPRDGAKPVVDNFDRSKMPKAGAAPVMTVPQLWTAKLSNGIEVMGTQSNETPTVELLIYLNGGHELEPVAKSGLAVLTAAMMNESTTQHSGEALAQQLEMLGSSVQFGASGNQSYIKVSALTQNLPQTMKIVTEKLFSPAFNAADFQRLKQQQLQGLQHQMAEPDYLARTAFIKLMYGADNARGISSDGTLATVSALTLDDVKAFYKQQYRAGNAQIVAVSNLPESKMLSDLKGLDTWQGAATPIPAMKPLPKLAGGTIYLVNKPGAAQSVIMIGKRALPFDATGNYFKSELMNYPLGGAFNSRINLNLREDKGYTYGASTGFNGGRDTGTFMAYANVRSNVTDKALIEFIKEIKAFRAKGMTDAELEFMRKSISQSKALDYETPYQKAGFIRTIQKYGLDHHFTDKQADIIAHISRAELNKLAASELDIGQMIMLVVGDQAKIEPGLKALGYPVKSID